A single window of Nicotiana tomentosiformis chromosome 1, ASM39032v3, whole genome shotgun sequence DNA harbors:
- the LOC104094561 gene encoding (-)-camphene/tricyclene synthase, chloroplastic-like isoform X1, whose translation MDVAICTNVWMLHMATSKGPPSSTFLIFFFSRGKPKASCLSTKTEPSPNQYSAISSSDQNLTRRSGNYQPTMWDFEYIQSIHNDYAGEKYMKRFNELKEEMKKMIMAEGSQELEKLELIDNLQRLGVSYHFKHEIMQILSNINQHTSATRDSLYATALKFRLLREHGFHISQDILNDFKDEHGNLKQSLCKDTKGLLQLYEALFLLIETESTFLECANRFAMSHLRNYYLKNEYNRSNQNNPTVALVGHALKLPLYWMMLRVEASWYLNIYENISNANPLLLELAKLDFNIVQATHQEDLKILSSWWKSTRLAEKLPFARDRLVEALFFAVGIIFEPQHSYFRRTLTKVIAFVAVIDDIYDVYGTLDELEVFTNAIERWETEAMEQLPDYMKVCYLELFNTTNEIAYEVLNEKGINVLPYLIKSWADLCKSYLQEARWYYNGYTPTLEEYMDNAWISVAVPMVLVHAFPLVTNPVPKEAFESLSKYPDIIRWSAIIFRFADDLGTSSEELRRGDVPKSIQCYMNEKGALEEEAREHIGLRIKETWKLLINTTQRENSLFSETFIGCAVNIARTGQIIYQHGDGHGIQNFEIKNRISKLFFEPIRTSIP comes from the exons ATGGACGTGGCAATATGTACCAACGTATGGATGCTACACATGGCCACCTCCAAAGGACCTCCGTCATCtacttttttaattttctttttcagCCGAGGAAAGCCAAAAGCCAGCTGCCTCTCTACCAAAACTGAACCATCACCTAATCAGTACTCTGCTATTTCATCTTCAGATCAAAATCTCACAAGACGTTCAGGGAATTACCAACCTACTATGTGGGATTTTGAATATATTCAGTCCATACACAATGATTATGCG GGAGAGAAGTATATGAAGCGTTTTAACGAACTGAAGGAGGAAATGAAGAAGATGATAATGGCTGAGGGATCACAAGAGTTAGAGAAGTTGGAGCTGATTGATAATTTACAAAGGCTTGGAGTTAGTTACCACTTCAAGCATGAAATCATGCAAATTTTGAGCAACATAAATCAGCACACTTCAGCCACAAGAGATTCATTATATGCCACAGCTCTGAAATTTAGACTCTTGAGAGAACATGGTTTTCATATCTCTCAAG ATATACTGAACGATTTCAAGGATGAACATGGTAACCTCAAGCAGAGCCTTTGTAAAGATACAAAAGGATTGTTACAATTATATGAAGCTTTATTCCTCCTTATCGAAACTGAAAGCACTTTTCTAGAGTGTGCAAATAGATTCGCAATGTCACATCTACGGAATTATTATCTCAAGAATGAATATAATAGGAGTAATCAAAACAATCCGACAGTCGCATTAGTGGGCCATGCCCTGAAACTTCCTTTGTATTGGATGATGTTGAGAGTTGAGGCAAGTTGGTACCTTAACATTTATGAGAATATTTCAAATGCTAATCCTCTTCTGCTGGAGCTCGCCAAGTTGGACTTCAACATTGTTCAAGCAACACATCAAGAAGATTTGAAAATCCTGTCAAG CTGGTGGAAGAGCACACGCCTTGCAGAAAAGTTGCCATTTGCAAGGGATAGACTGGTGGAGGCTTTATTTTTTGCAGTGGGGATAATATTTGAGCCTCAGCACAGCTACTTCCGAAGAACGTTGACAAAAGTCATTGCTTTTGTTGCAGTCATAGATgatatttatgatgtttatggCACACTTGATGAGTTGGAAGTCTTCACTAATGCTATTGAAAG ATGGGAGACAGAAGCAATGGAACAACTTCCAGATTATATGAAAGTATGTTATCTTGAGCTCTTcaatacaaccaatgaaatagCTTATGAGGTTCTCAATGAGAAAGGGATCAACGTTCTACCCTACCTTATAAAATCT TGGGCAGATTTGTGCAAATCTTACCTACAAGAAGCAAGGTGGTACTACAATGGATATACGCCAACTCTGGAAGAATACATGGATAATGCATGGATCTCAGTTGCAGTTCCTATGGTATTAGTACATGCTTTCCCCCTTGTTACCAATCCAGTTCCCAAAGAGGCATTTGAATCCTTAAGCAAATATCCTGATATAATTCGTTGGTCTGCTATAATTTTTCGTTTCGCCGACGATTTGGGGACATCATCG GAAGAATTGAGGAGGGGTGACGTTCCAAAGTCAATTCAGTGTTACATGAACGAAAAGGGAGCTTTAGAAGAAGAGGCAAGAGAACACATAGGACTTCGTATAAAGGAGACATGGAAACTCCTGATAAACACAACTCAAAGGGAAAACTCATTATTTTCTGAAACATTCATTGGATGTGCAGTAAATATTGCAAGAACGGGTCAAATCATTTACCAGCATGGAGACGGGCATGGAATTCAAAATTTTGAGATTAAAAATCGCATTTCCAAATTATTTTTTGAGCCCATCAGAACTTCAATTCCATGA
- the LOC104094561 gene encoding (-)-camphene/tricyclene synthase, chloroplastic-like isoform X2, protein MDVAICTNVWMLHMATSKGPPSSTFLIFFFSRGKPKASCLSTKTEPSPNQYSAISSSDQNLTRRSGNYQPTMWDFEYIQSIHNDYAGEKYMKRFNELKEEMKKMIMAEGSQELEKLELIDNLQRLGVSYHFKHEIMQILSNINQHTSATRDSLYATALKFRLLREHGFHISQDILNDFKDEHGNLKQSLCKDTKGLLQLYEALFLLIETESTFLECANRFAMSHLRNYYLKNEYNRSNQNNPTVALVGHALKLPLYWMMLRVEASWYLNIYENISNANPLLLELAKLDFNIVQATHQEDLKILSSWWKSTRLAEKLPFARDRLVEALFFAVGIIFEPQHSYFRRTLTKVIAFVAVIDDIYDVYGTLDELEVFTNAIERWETEAMEQLPDYMKVCYLELFNTTNEIAYEVLNEKGINVLPYLIKSWADLCKSYLQEARWYYNGYTPTLEEYMDNAWISVAVPMEELRRGDVPKSIQCYMNEKGALEEEAREHIGLRIKETWKLLINTTQRENSLFSETFIGCAVNIARTGQIIYQHGDGHGIQNFEIKNRISKLFFEPIRTSIP, encoded by the exons ATGGACGTGGCAATATGTACCAACGTATGGATGCTACACATGGCCACCTCCAAAGGACCTCCGTCATCtacttttttaattttctttttcagCCGAGGAAAGCCAAAAGCCAGCTGCCTCTCTACCAAAACTGAACCATCACCTAATCAGTACTCTGCTATTTCATCTTCAGATCAAAATCTCACAAGACGTTCAGGGAATTACCAACCTACTATGTGGGATTTTGAATATATTCAGTCCATACACAATGATTATGCG GGAGAGAAGTATATGAAGCGTTTTAACGAACTGAAGGAGGAAATGAAGAAGATGATAATGGCTGAGGGATCACAAGAGTTAGAGAAGTTGGAGCTGATTGATAATTTACAAAGGCTTGGAGTTAGTTACCACTTCAAGCATGAAATCATGCAAATTTTGAGCAACATAAATCAGCACACTTCAGCCACAAGAGATTCATTATATGCCACAGCTCTGAAATTTAGACTCTTGAGAGAACATGGTTTTCATATCTCTCAAG ATATACTGAACGATTTCAAGGATGAACATGGTAACCTCAAGCAGAGCCTTTGTAAAGATACAAAAGGATTGTTACAATTATATGAAGCTTTATTCCTCCTTATCGAAACTGAAAGCACTTTTCTAGAGTGTGCAAATAGATTCGCAATGTCACATCTACGGAATTATTATCTCAAGAATGAATATAATAGGAGTAATCAAAACAATCCGACAGTCGCATTAGTGGGCCATGCCCTGAAACTTCCTTTGTATTGGATGATGTTGAGAGTTGAGGCAAGTTGGTACCTTAACATTTATGAGAATATTTCAAATGCTAATCCTCTTCTGCTGGAGCTCGCCAAGTTGGACTTCAACATTGTTCAAGCAACACATCAAGAAGATTTGAAAATCCTGTCAAG CTGGTGGAAGAGCACACGCCTTGCAGAAAAGTTGCCATTTGCAAGGGATAGACTGGTGGAGGCTTTATTTTTTGCAGTGGGGATAATATTTGAGCCTCAGCACAGCTACTTCCGAAGAACGTTGACAAAAGTCATTGCTTTTGTTGCAGTCATAGATgatatttatgatgtttatggCACACTTGATGAGTTGGAAGTCTTCACTAATGCTATTGAAAG ATGGGAGACAGAAGCAATGGAACAACTTCCAGATTATATGAAAGTATGTTATCTTGAGCTCTTcaatacaaccaatgaaatagCTTATGAGGTTCTCAATGAGAAAGGGATCAACGTTCTACCCTACCTTATAAAATCT TGGGCAGATTTGTGCAAATCTTACCTACAAGAAGCAAGGTGGTACTACAATGGATATACGCCAACTCTGGAAGAATACATGGATAATGCATGGATCTCAGTTGCAGTTCCTATG GAAGAATTGAGGAGGGGTGACGTTCCAAAGTCAATTCAGTGTTACATGAACGAAAAGGGAGCTTTAGAAGAAGAGGCAAGAGAACACATAGGACTTCGTATAAAGGAGACATGGAAACTCCTGATAAACACAACTCAAAGGGAAAACTCATTATTTTCTGAAACATTCATTGGATGTGCAGTAAATATTGCAAGAACGGGTCAAATCATTTACCAGCATGGAGACGGGCATGGAATTCAAAATTTTGAGATTAAAAATCGCATTTCCAAATTATTTTTTGAGCCCATCAGAACTTCAATTCCATGA